A single window of Leopardus geoffroyi isolate Oge1 chromosome D4, O.geoffroyi_Oge1_pat1.0, whole genome shotgun sequence DNA harbors:
- the AQP7 gene encoding aquaporin-7 isoform X4 translates to MGSECTWASFLPTGLGCCSRSTRNSKMVSSPVVTKMQAIMQKEMVREFLAEFVSTYVMMVFGLGSVAHMVLGEKFGSYLSVNLGFGFGVTMGVHMAGNISGAHMNAALTFTNCALGRMSWKKFPVYILAAIIQFSGGHLTVTGPTATAGIFATYLPEYMTLWRGFLDEVIVTGILQLCLFAITDKENNPALQGTQALVIGILIVVIGLSLGMNTGYAMNPSRDLPPRFFTFIAGWGIEVFRARDWWWVPVVAPLLGAYLGAIVYLVFIGSSIPRRPQILENSMKYEDHRIPVLPKTMSNPPTTLTPVSVSPANRPSVRTVPPLSDSIHLEHF, encoded by the exons ATGGGCAGTGAGTGCACTTGGGCCTCTTTCCTACCCACGGGCTTGGGCTGCTGCTCCAGGTCTACCCGCAACTCCAAGATGGTCTCGTCACCTGTGGTAACAAAGATGCAAGCAATAATGCAAAAGGAGATGGTGCGAGAGTTCCTGGCGGAGTTCGTGAGCACATATGTCATGatg GTGTTTGGCCTTGGCTCCGTGGCCCATATGGTTCTAGGAGAGAAATTTGGGAGCTACCTCAGTGTCAACTTGGGTTTTGGCTTCGGAGTCACCATGGGAGTGCACATGGCAGGGAACATCTCTG GGGCCCACATGAATGCGGCCTTAACCTTCACCAACTGTGCGCTAGGCCGCATGTCCTGGAAGAAGTTTCCTGTATACATCCTGG CAGCCATTATCCAATTTTCGGGTGGACATCTGACAGTGACTGGTCCCACAGCTACCGCTGGCATTTTTGCTACCTATCTTCCTGAGTACATGACATTGTGGAGGGGCTTCCTGGATGAG GTAATAGTGACAGGGATACTCCAGCTATGTCTCTTCGCCATCACGGACAAGGAGAACAATCCAGCACTGCAAGGGACACAGGCCCTGGTGATTGGCATCCTCATTGTTGTCATTGGATTATCCCTGGGCATGAACACAGGATATGCCATGAACCCATCCCGAGACCTGCCTCCCCGCTTCTTCACTTTCATTGCTGGCTGGGGTATAGAGGTTTTCAG GGCCAGGGACTGGTGGTGGGTGCCAGTTGTGGCACCACTCCTGGGTGCCTACTTAGGTGCCATCGTCTACTTGGTCTTCATTGGCTCCAGCATCCCACGGAGGCCCCAGATACTGGAGAACTCCATGAAATATGAAGACCACAGAATACCCGTGTTGCCCAAGACCATGTCAAACCCACCTACGACCCTCacccctgtctctgtgtctcctgccAACAGACCTTCAGTCCGGACTGTCCCACCCTTAAGTGACTCCATCCACCTGGAGCACTTCTAA
- the AQP7 gene encoding aquaporin-7 isoform X3 — translation MAESDRKRRSTRNSKMVSSPVVTKMQAIMQKEMVREFLAEFVSTYVMMVFGLGSVAHMVLGEKFGSYLSVNLGFGFGVTMGVHMAGNISGAHMNAALTFTNCALGRMSWKKFPVYILGQFLGSFLASATIYCLFYSAIIQFSGGHLTVTGPTATAGIFATYLPEYMTLWRGFLDEVIVTGILQLCLFAITDKENNPALQGTQALVIGILIVVIGLSLGMNTGYAMNPSRDLPPRFFTFIAGWGIEVFRARDWWWVPVVAPLLGAYLGAIVYLVFIGSSIPRRPQILENSMKYEDHRIPVLPKTMSNPPTTLTPVSVSPANRPSVRTVPPLSDSIHLEHF, via the exons ATGGCTGAATCAGATAGGAAGAGGCG GTCTACCCGCAACTCCAAGATGGTCTCGTCACCTGTGGTAACAAAGATGCAAGCAATAATGCAAAAGGAGATGGTGCGAGAGTTCCTGGCGGAGTTCGTGAGCACATATGTCATGatg GTGTTTGGCCTTGGCTCCGTGGCCCATATGGTTCTAGGAGAGAAATTTGGGAGCTACCTCAGTGTCAACTTGGGTTTTGGCTTCGGAGTCACCATGGGAGTGCACATGGCAGGGAACATCTCTG GGGCCCACATGAATGCGGCCTTAACCTTCACCAACTGTGCGCTAGGCCGCATGTCCTGGAAGAAGTTTCCTGTATACATCCTGGGTCAGTTTCTGGGTTCCTTCCTGGCTTCTGCCACCATCTACTGCCTCTTCTACT CAGCCATTATCCAATTTTCGGGTGGACATCTGACAGTGACTGGTCCCACAGCTACCGCTGGCATTTTTGCTACCTATCTTCCTGAGTACATGACATTGTGGAGGGGCTTCCTGGATGAG GTAATAGTGACAGGGATACTCCAGCTATGTCTCTTCGCCATCACGGACAAGGAGAACAATCCAGCACTGCAAGGGACACAGGCCCTGGTGATTGGCATCCTCATTGTTGTCATTGGATTATCCCTGGGCATGAACACAGGATATGCCATGAACCCATCCCGAGACCTGCCTCCCCGCTTCTTCACTTTCATTGCTGGCTGGGGTATAGAGGTTTTCAG GGCCAGGGACTGGTGGTGGGTGCCAGTTGTGGCACCACTCCTGGGTGCCTACTTAGGTGCCATCGTCTACTTGGTCTTCATTGGCTCCAGCATCCCACGGAGGCCCCAGATACTGGAGAACTCCATGAAATATGAAGACCACAGAATACCCGTGTTGCCCAAGACCATGTCAAACCCACCTACGACCCTCacccctgtctctgtgtctcctgccAACAGACCTTCAGTCCGGACTGTCCCACCCTTAAGTGACTCCATCCACCTGGAGCACTTCTAA
- the AQP7 gene encoding aquaporin-7 isoform X6, with amino-acid sequence MVLGEKFGSYLSVNLGFGFGVTMGVHMAGNISGAHMNAALTFTNCALGRMSWKKFPVYILGQFLGSFLASATIYCLFYSAIIQFSGGHLTVTGPTATAGIFATYLPEYMTLWRGFLDEVIVTGILQLCLFAITDKENNPALQGTQALVIGILIVVIGLSLGMNTGYAMNPSRDLPPRFFTFIAGWGIEVFRARDWWWVPVVAPLLGAYLGAIVYLVFIGSSIPRRPQILENSMKYEDHRIPVLPKTMSNPPTTLTPVSVSPANRPSVRTVPPLSDSIHLEHF; translated from the exons ATGGTTCTAGGAGAGAAATTTGGGAGCTACCTCAGTGTCAACTTGGGTTTTGGCTTCGGAGTCACCATGGGAGTGCACATGGCAGGGAACATCTCTG GGGCCCACATGAATGCGGCCTTAACCTTCACCAACTGTGCGCTAGGCCGCATGTCCTGGAAGAAGTTTCCTGTATACATCCTGGGTCAGTTTCTGGGTTCCTTCCTGGCTTCTGCCACCATCTACTGCCTCTTCTACT CAGCCATTATCCAATTTTCGGGTGGACATCTGACAGTGACTGGTCCCACAGCTACCGCTGGCATTTTTGCTACCTATCTTCCTGAGTACATGACATTGTGGAGGGGCTTCCTGGATGAG GTAATAGTGACAGGGATACTCCAGCTATGTCTCTTCGCCATCACGGACAAGGAGAACAATCCAGCACTGCAAGGGACACAGGCCCTGGTGATTGGCATCCTCATTGTTGTCATTGGATTATCCCTGGGCATGAACACAGGATATGCCATGAACCCATCCCGAGACCTGCCTCCCCGCTTCTTCACTTTCATTGCTGGCTGGGGTATAGAGGTTTTCAG GGCCAGGGACTGGTGGTGGGTGCCAGTTGTGGCACCACTCCTGGGTGCCTACTTAGGTGCCATCGTCTACTTGGTCTTCATTGGCTCCAGCATCCCACGGAGGCCCCAGATACTGGAGAACTCCATGAAATATGAAGACCACAGAATACCCGTGTTGCCCAAGACCATGTCAAACCCACCTACGACCCTCacccctgtctctgtgtctcctgccAACAGACCTTCAGTCCGGACTGTCCCACCCTTAAGTGACTCCATCCACCTGGAGCACTTCTAA
- the AQP7 gene encoding aquaporin-7 isoform X1 has product MGSECTWASFLPTGLGCCSRSTRNSKMVSSPVVTKMQAIMQKEMVREFLAEFVSTYVMMVFGLGSVAHMVLGEKFGSYLSVNLGFGFGVTMGVHMAGNISGAHMNAALTFTNCALGRMSWKKFPVYILGQFLGSFLASATIYCLFYSAIIQFSGGHLTVTGPTATAGIFATYLPEYMTLWRGFLDEVIVTGILQLCLFAITDKENNPALQGTQALVIGILIVVIGLSLGMNTGYAMNPSRDLPPRFFTFIAGWGIEVFRARDWWWVPVVAPLLGAYLGAIVYLVFIGSSIPRRPQILENSMKYEDHRIPVLPKTMSNPPTTLTPVSVSPANRPSVRTVPPLSDSIHLEHF; this is encoded by the exons ATGGGCAGTGAGTGCACTTGGGCCTCTTTCCTACCCACGGGCTTGGGCTGCTGCTCCAGGTCTACCCGCAACTCCAAGATGGTCTCGTCACCTGTGGTAACAAAGATGCAAGCAATAATGCAAAAGGAGATGGTGCGAGAGTTCCTGGCGGAGTTCGTGAGCACATATGTCATGatg GTGTTTGGCCTTGGCTCCGTGGCCCATATGGTTCTAGGAGAGAAATTTGGGAGCTACCTCAGTGTCAACTTGGGTTTTGGCTTCGGAGTCACCATGGGAGTGCACATGGCAGGGAACATCTCTG GGGCCCACATGAATGCGGCCTTAACCTTCACCAACTGTGCGCTAGGCCGCATGTCCTGGAAGAAGTTTCCTGTATACATCCTGGGTCAGTTTCTGGGTTCCTTCCTGGCTTCTGCCACCATCTACTGCCTCTTCTACT CAGCCATTATCCAATTTTCGGGTGGACATCTGACAGTGACTGGTCCCACAGCTACCGCTGGCATTTTTGCTACCTATCTTCCTGAGTACATGACATTGTGGAGGGGCTTCCTGGATGAG GTAATAGTGACAGGGATACTCCAGCTATGTCTCTTCGCCATCACGGACAAGGAGAACAATCCAGCACTGCAAGGGACACAGGCCCTGGTGATTGGCATCCTCATTGTTGTCATTGGATTATCCCTGGGCATGAACACAGGATATGCCATGAACCCATCCCGAGACCTGCCTCCCCGCTTCTTCACTTTCATTGCTGGCTGGGGTATAGAGGTTTTCAG GGCCAGGGACTGGTGGTGGGTGCCAGTTGTGGCACCACTCCTGGGTGCCTACTTAGGTGCCATCGTCTACTTGGTCTTCATTGGCTCCAGCATCCCACGGAGGCCCCAGATACTGGAGAACTCCATGAAATATGAAGACCACAGAATACCCGTGTTGCCCAAGACCATGTCAAACCCACCTACGACCCTCacccctgtctctgtgtctcctgccAACAGACCTTCAGTCCGGACTGTCCCACCCTTAAGTGACTCCATCCACCTGGAGCACTTCTAA
- the AQP7 gene encoding aquaporin-7 isoform X5 produces MGSECTWASFLPTGLGCCSRSTRNSKMVSSPVVTKMQAIMQKEMVREFLAEFVSTYVMMVFGLGSVAHMVLGEKFGSYLSVNLGFGFGVTMGVHMAGNISGAHMNAALTFTNCALGRMSWKKFPVYILAIIQFSGGHLTVTGPTATAGIFATYLPEYMTLWRGFLDEVIVTGILQLCLFAITDKENNPALQGTQALVIGILIVVIGLSLGMNTGYAMNPSRDLPPRFFTFIAGWGIEVFRARDWWWVPVVAPLLGAYLGAIVYLVFIGSSIPRRPQILENSMKYEDHRIPVLPKTMSNPPTTLTPVSVSPANRPSVRTVPPLSDSIHLEHF; encoded by the exons ATGGGCAGTGAGTGCACTTGGGCCTCTTTCCTACCCACGGGCTTGGGCTGCTGCTCCAGGTCTACCCGCAACTCCAAGATGGTCTCGTCACCTGTGGTAACAAAGATGCAAGCAATAATGCAAAAGGAGATGGTGCGAGAGTTCCTGGCGGAGTTCGTGAGCACATATGTCATGatg GTGTTTGGCCTTGGCTCCGTGGCCCATATGGTTCTAGGAGAGAAATTTGGGAGCTACCTCAGTGTCAACTTGGGTTTTGGCTTCGGAGTCACCATGGGAGTGCACATGGCAGGGAACATCTCTG GGGCCCACATGAATGCGGCCTTAACCTTCACCAACTGTGCGCTAGGCCGCATGTCCTGGAAGAAGTTTCCTGTATACATCCTGG CCATTATCCAATTTTCGGGTGGACATCTGACAGTGACTGGTCCCACAGCTACCGCTGGCATTTTTGCTACCTATCTTCCTGAGTACATGACATTGTGGAGGGGCTTCCTGGATGAG GTAATAGTGACAGGGATACTCCAGCTATGTCTCTTCGCCATCACGGACAAGGAGAACAATCCAGCACTGCAAGGGACACAGGCCCTGGTGATTGGCATCCTCATTGTTGTCATTGGATTATCCCTGGGCATGAACACAGGATATGCCATGAACCCATCCCGAGACCTGCCTCCCCGCTTCTTCACTTTCATTGCTGGCTGGGGTATAGAGGTTTTCAG GGCCAGGGACTGGTGGTGGGTGCCAGTTGTGGCACCACTCCTGGGTGCCTACTTAGGTGCCATCGTCTACTTGGTCTTCATTGGCTCCAGCATCCCACGGAGGCCCCAGATACTGGAGAACTCCATGAAATATGAAGACCACAGAATACCCGTGTTGCCCAAGACCATGTCAAACCCACCTACGACCCTCacccctgtctctgtgtctcctgccAACAGACCTTCAGTCCGGACTGTCCCACCCTTAAGTGACTCCATCCACCTGGAGCACTTCTAA
- the AQP7 gene encoding aquaporin-7 isoform X2, translating into MGSECTWASFLPTGLGCCSRSTRNSKMVSSPVVTKMQAIMQKEMVREFLAEFVSTYVMMVFGLGSVAHMVLGEKFGSYLSVNLGFGFGVTMGVHMAGNISGAHMNAALTFTNCALGRMSWKKFPVYILGQFLGSFLASATIYCLFYSIIQFSGGHLTVTGPTATAGIFATYLPEYMTLWRGFLDEVIVTGILQLCLFAITDKENNPALQGTQALVIGILIVVIGLSLGMNTGYAMNPSRDLPPRFFTFIAGWGIEVFRARDWWWVPVVAPLLGAYLGAIVYLVFIGSSIPRRPQILENSMKYEDHRIPVLPKTMSNPPTTLTPVSVSPANRPSVRTVPPLSDSIHLEHF; encoded by the exons ATGGGCAGTGAGTGCACTTGGGCCTCTTTCCTACCCACGGGCTTGGGCTGCTGCTCCAGGTCTACCCGCAACTCCAAGATGGTCTCGTCACCTGTGGTAACAAAGATGCAAGCAATAATGCAAAAGGAGATGGTGCGAGAGTTCCTGGCGGAGTTCGTGAGCACATATGTCATGatg GTGTTTGGCCTTGGCTCCGTGGCCCATATGGTTCTAGGAGAGAAATTTGGGAGCTACCTCAGTGTCAACTTGGGTTTTGGCTTCGGAGTCACCATGGGAGTGCACATGGCAGGGAACATCTCTG GGGCCCACATGAATGCGGCCTTAACCTTCACCAACTGTGCGCTAGGCCGCATGTCCTGGAAGAAGTTTCCTGTATACATCCTGGGTCAGTTTCTGGGTTCCTTCCTGGCTTCTGCCACCATCTACTGCCTCTTCTACT CCATTATCCAATTTTCGGGTGGACATCTGACAGTGACTGGTCCCACAGCTACCGCTGGCATTTTTGCTACCTATCTTCCTGAGTACATGACATTGTGGAGGGGCTTCCTGGATGAG GTAATAGTGACAGGGATACTCCAGCTATGTCTCTTCGCCATCACGGACAAGGAGAACAATCCAGCACTGCAAGGGACACAGGCCCTGGTGATTGGCATCCTCATTGTTGTCATTGGATTATCCCTGGGCATGAACACAGGATATGCCATGAACCCATCCCGAGACCTGCCTCCCCGCTTCTTCACTTTCATTGCTGGCTGGGGTATAGAGGTTTTCAG GGCCAGGGACTGGTGGTGGGTGCCAGTTGTGGCACCACTCCTGGGTGCCTACTTAGGTGCCATCGTCTACTTGGTCTTCATTGGCTCCAGCATCCCACGGAGGCCCCAGATACTGGAGAACTCCATGAAATATGAAGACCACAGAATACCCGTGTTGCCCAAGACCATGTCAAACCCACCTACGACCCTCacccctgtctctgtgtctcctgccAACAGACCTTCAGTCCGGACTGTCCCACCCTTAAGTGACTCCATCCACCTGGAGCACTTCTAA